CAGGTAAGCCTTGCAGACACACTAACGCTCATCATCAAGTGTCATCATCCCTCAGGCACCATCAGTCTGGCTCCTGCTCAGCCTCCTTGTGGTGTTCTGAACCTCGACATCTCTCTAAAACCTGCCAGAAAAGTCAGATATGAGAAACCAGCTCTGCTAAAAAACTGTTTTCTAGCACACTTGCCAGTTTTGTTTCGCTGGAATTTAAACAGTATGAGAATGGTATTTGCTAGGAGTATGTAATTCCCCATATGCAACTGTGATGAATAAAGAGACTGAAATTTTGAATCAGTACTCTTCTGGGATGAAATTTTTTTATAGCGTGGCTGTTTTAAGCATGACTGAGAGGGCAGATAAAGGAAGATGGTAGAGCAGATTTCTACAGAAACTAATAACCTGTGTACTTCGTTCCAAATTCCCTGCAGATTGTTTAACCTATCCAAGCCCTCTTGACCTACCTAAATTTAATCAGCACAGCTACGTAATGGATTTAATTGTCCATTAATTTGTCCTGAGGTACAGCAGTAATAAGCAGCTGccaagattaatttttaatcagCATTTAAAAGCCACAATTTGATTAACAGTGTATTACCTCTGAGGCTTCCTTTGTTCTAGTAGTTAACCACTTCCCCAACTTTGCAAAACACGTCAGATTACTTTAGATCATATCCTTCATTTCACTGCCTGGAAAACCTGACAACTCACTGAAATACTCTCCATTAAGACAGGCCATGTGAAAGAGATCCCTAATACATcagcttttgatttttcttccctggtTTAGAAGGGAAGGAATTGTCACTTGTGCGCATTACTTTTGTCCCTCAAAATCAATGTCTTTTTACAAGTAACTTCCAGCACTAAATGTTTCTTGCTGATGCTTTCTATAGAACACCAGGGTAAAAATAACACATCTGGACAAATCGGGTAATTCTATAAAAGAAGCTAAAACCTATTGATCTCCCCATACTCTTCCCTCCAGTTCCATCATAACATTATAGACTTCTTAGCTCAAGATGAATACACATTAGTTTCACATGTGGCTTTTCTAGGggagtattatttttttttaatcaaaaaaaatCTAGCAAACTTAAAGCTACTAAAAGAATGTCACGATCAGGTCAGATGCATATGAACTGCAAGGATATCAGCCAGACCTCCTTAATCTAGAATTCACTCAGGTGCATAGGACCAGCTGCTAAACCCAAGATTAATTGTTTTGAATCTATGAGATGTTTAAATGCTTACCAGAAATATTAACTACACTCCTTTATATCccttgtttaaaaaacacagacaaTTTAGTACATAATCCATGAACAATTTATTACAAGAGAAATATTAGCATAATttcatgaaaatttaaaaatattccaaatcAATAActaaacacaaacattttaaaaaatagcatcTTTTATAGCAAatgtttttttatgaaaaaaataatgaataactTACCTCTTAACATGGTAGACTTACTGTACAAAATGAATATAAGCATTaactttgcttttctgatattgtaagaaaacaacattttccTAGTAGATGTTATTtatgaataaaagcaaatattcagGCTCAgtagaaaatacaaaatttttgCTTGGTATAAGTTAACTGACTGTGAGGAGTTGATATAAAGAGTCCAGCCTTGGTATACAAGGAGTCCAGACCCTtctcaaagaaaatattactaCATATCTTAAAAAATGCCAAGACATATCCATTCAAGAACTGGACTGGTTCCTTTTTTGTACAAACAACCCATTTGTTCACACGACAATGATGACTATGTAAGTAAGTACAGGGGTCACCAGCTGTGCAAAAAgatctccttctctttttaggGTCAAccaatattttcttcagttatcCTTTAAATTGTACGAGCAATTCACAGTGAAAAGCAACGCAAGGTTttgtaaaaaggaaaaccaaaaaaccctccatcttttgtctttttatgaTTTATATGATTTACAAACACTCCAGGAATTTCTGGGAAATTTTATAATATGCCTTAGCAGTGATTAAGGTTCAATGCTAAGTATTTTGTCATGTCTGTAACGTAATCTTACTGAGGGTGATAGGGAGTTTCCATGGCAAAGATTTTAGGTGATCTTGTCAATAAATAGAACACCTTGGGGAGAAAAGTTAGCACAAAATAATTCATAGAAGATTTTCTCCTTAGAGCAGAATGGGAATTAATACAAtgacaaataaaaattctttctcCACAGCTTCTTGTAACtcaaataggaatggttggactcgatgatccagtgggtcttttccaacctagcgattctatgattctatgattctatattctcTGTTTTTAACTATGAAGATCTTGCAGCTTGGATCAAAAGATCTAAAGCATTGTCCACATTACCTAAGGCGTAAGGAAACTCTGTTtatatatattgttttcttaaGTTTTTAACACATACGTTTCAACAGCAAAGAATTGCTGCAAGTCTCATCACTTGGAAAGGTGAAAAATAATCCAAAGCTGTACACATTgccattatattttctttgcaagtCCGTTTTTTGTAAAAATGTCTCTTTTGCTGGGGTAACACTGCTGCCACCTCCTGCACTATTGAACGTACTTGTCAAATTAGGTAATCAGGTGATAACCTGAACACCCATTGCCAAATGACATCTTCTGGCTTGCCTTTACATTGCCAAGATTATCTGTAATCTTTTATAAAGTACTGTGAGCAAAAGAACCTGACACACTTTTCAGTATTGCATTTTTCAAATATGATTTTCAACCTGACAATGAGGGTTTAGAAACAAGGTACAGATGATTGATACCTACAGGAAGAGGTAGAACTTGTATGCCAACAACAAACCTACCCTTGTAATATAATAACAATtgtaagaataataaaaaacctaTGCTtgtaatacagaaataaatttaagcTAGTATCTCTACCATTACTTTCTATAGTAGTTGCTGATAGCTTCTAAAGCattattaaaaatcattaaGTGAGGTATTTCATAAAAGCCCTTCAAAAATGGAGTACTTAAGCTTTGCACGACATAAGTATCAGTAGGAACACTTTTGTTCTTATACCTAAATTATGAGTTGTGTTTCACGGAACAGTTCACTATACATCCAAAGTATCCACCTTTATCACACTCTTTGCATGTTGGAGAATACACAGCCTACTTCATGAGGAGGTTCTGCTTAGCATATACATTTCagctgaataaaataaattttgaattaCTGGAATGCTAGCATCCTCTGGAAAAGGTTGTGGATTTAAAAACCCGAGAATCGGGTTACTGCCTTTCCGATGAGCTTGTCATGACCACGCATTCGATTGTTGAAGCTACTTTTTCACTCACAAAGTGGCAACaaaggggattgtaatgagtaAATCATGGACCGTGCAAGCTGCTTTTGTGACATAAAGATCAGTGACCACAACTGAGGAGCATACTGTGGCACAGATACTAATCTTCAAGGCCTATAGTAGATTAATAGTTAAAACATCTGATAGAGTTGAACAGTCATTTttagaaaagatgaaaaggCTAGACTAaaacaaaagatgtttttatgtttCTCACCCCTTGTTTACAGCCTACATAGTATTTTTAGAAATAGTGCATgcactggaaaataaattttgcttttataacaGAATTGAAAATGATAGGACtgttttgctattaaaaaacaatgatatcttcccagaaaaaaagaaagaatcttGAAAAGCTTAAAAGGGTTTTGATGAATAGATGGCATTATTAGGAAGGAGTATGGAAATAAGTAAAGTGCCTTCTTAAAACACAAAGTAGTATAAAACAGAGTGTAAATTCTTAGATGCAtattcaggttttcttctgccTGAATAATTTATTCCACTGTGGCGCAGCCAACACACTGGAAGAAATGCCGTCTGGAGAGACcctgacaggcttgagaggtgggcccatctgaacctcatgaagttcaacaaggtcaagtgcaagctCCTGGACACGGGCTGGTGCAATCCCAAGCACTATTACAGGCTGAGCAGAGAAttgattgagagtagccctgaagagaaggacatggaggtgttggctaatgagaagctcaacatgagctggtgatgtgtgcttgcagccaaTTGTAtcatgggctgcatcaaaagatgtGCGACCAGCAGGGTGGaaaaggtgattctgcccctctactctgatcttatgagactccacctggagtagcgtatccagttctggagtcctcggtacaggaaggacatggatttgttaaaagtgagtccagaggagggccacgaagatgatcagagggctggagcacttcccatgtgaggaaaggctgagagttgggcttgtttagcatAGAGAAGGTTCTgaagagacctcattgcagccAGTATTGAAATGGAGACTAAAAAAAGATGGAAGGGTGcttcatcagggagtgtagtgataggacaaggagtaatggctttaaactgtgAGAGGGTAGATTTGGGTTAGATATAAATAAGAAATTCTGCACTGTGATAGcaatgaagcactggaacaggttggtGAGAGACATCGTGGATGCCATATCcctgaagtgttcaaggctaggttggatggtgGTTTGAGCAGGCTTGTatagtggaaggtgcccctgcaTTTGGCAGGTGGGTTAGGACtaaatgatatttaaggtcctttccaaaccaaactgttctatgCTGTCTATGATTCTCTCATctcacatatttttttaaacaaacagcaACCATGTTCAAGCCTCTAATGAATTTACTTTGTTGGTCACAGCTTTGAGATTAAGAGCCATCACCAAGATAACAGCAGAGTGCTTGTCACTTCAGCAAGGCTGTATTTATCATGATGGGAAAACCGCACTTTGTAAACATAGCTTAAAAAGACCATTCTCTTCTGCTAAAATCCTCCAGTAGTAGATGCTGCGTCAAACAAAAGGACAACATTGTTCATTGCCTGGCAATCACCATCAGGTTTCTGTCTGTCATGTTAGTTAttgaacattttcattcattacTACCAACAGCTGGCACAGAAGAGTGGCCTGCATTTAACTGGCCTtacaggcagctttctagagcactgcagaaaagaagaagatTCTGGTAGACACAGGTGGGCTGAGTCTGCAATTCATAATTCTTTGATGATAAACATCACTTGAGAGTTTCATTGACTGAATAAAACATTGTCCTCCTCATATGCCAAAGCTGGGTTTTCCATGCTCTCCAGTAAAGTGTGACAGGTTTCATGTGATGATGGTTCTTTGGCAACAGTAGACATCAGCTGACTCCAGGTGATATTAGTATTTTTGAAAGCatgcaacaaaaaaatacctATGATGATACTGCAGAATCCACTCAGGGTTCCAATGATATCACCCAGGTCCATACTACTCCACTCCTTGAACAGGATGATGGAGCATGTCACAACTGTCGTGGTGAAACACACATAGTAAATAGGTGTCACTAGAGATGTATTGAACACGTCCAATGCTTTGTTGAGATAGTTGATCTGAGTGCTGACGGAGAGCACTAAAGTGCCCACCAAAATGTAAACCAACGGATGTCGATAAACTGGTTTCTGTTCCAGCATTTGTTTAATGGCAATGCCCAGGCCTTTCACAGATGAGACAGAGAAGGCACCAATAAGCGAGCAAATTAAAATGTAGATCAGTATATTCGTCTGACCTCTCCTTGGAGCCACGATAAAGATGAGCATGAGGGCAACAAATGTCACGAGAACAGCAAACGTAAcaaatgctgtgaaaaaaaggaaagggaagaagagaaatgtgcaTGAGAGGAAATACTAGGCTACGTCTGAGTACATGCTAAAAGTTATTCAGTGTCCCGAACACTTCTCTATGAATTGTAGCCCAAGTTCAGTGCAATTGCATACAGACCTGGATCTTGCAGCTTTCTTGCCATCTCGTCTAGTGAGGtgacctcctcctcctcaggggCATGAATAACCATGACCGTTGACCCCAAAATACTAAGTACACAGCCCAGCTTTCCATGAATATTCagcttctcatttaaaaaagagGATGACAATATAGCACTGTTcagcaaaatataaataaaaggtTTAGCTCCACCAGCCACATGATAcattaaaaatctttctgtgtaaaacaacagtaattaaaaatctcttttgaatTTGAACATATGGGAAAGCAGCCTGAAACAGTCAAAATTTAAGGAGTTT
The window above is part of the Phaenicophaeus curvirostris isolate KB17595 chromosome 4, BPBGC_Pcur_1.0, whole genome shotgun sequence genome. Proteins encoded here:
- the NIPAL1 gene encoding magnesium transporter NIPA3, yielding MQVEQITHFSKLEKASQHNRDHSHSELFFSTDRTDEKCSHLFVNVLWEEVERTVQRKDGAPSELCLVHESFALLFLIPGAVLSFTCHDSCQAWCQIINVSESHSSLLASKDKTLNETNWSISTPAGSKYHLYIGLALAIGSSIFIGSSFILKKKGLLKLADRGVLRAGQGGYSYLKEWLWWAGLLSMGLGEAANFAAYAFAPATLVTPLGALSVLISAILSSSFLNEKLNIHGKLGCVLSILGSTVMVIHAPEEEEVTSLDEMARKLQDPAFVTFAVLVTFVALMLIFIVAPRRGQTNILIYILICSLIGAFSVSSVKGLGIAIKQMLEQKPVYRHPLVYILVGTLVLSVSTQINYLNKALDVFNTSLVTPIYYVCFTTTVVTCSIILFKEWSSMDLGDIIGTLSGFCSIIIGIFLLHAFKNTNITWSQLMSTVAKEPSSHETCHTLLESMENPALAYEEDNVLFSQ